ACTATCAACTCGTTCACAAGAGCGGGGTCGAGACGGCTATTGAGCTCTTCCATCCGTGGCATCAGGGACATCTCATTGCAAGACTCAACACGCTTGTTGACCAAAAGGAGGTCTCCCTCATCCTGGGGGTCTCAAAAGAGTTGGAGAAAAAGCCGCTGATTGCGGAGGCACTCGCAGCATCTACGTATTTCTCGGAGTTCGGCTTCACATTCCGAGATGTGCCAACTATGCGTGCCTTGCTCCCAATCCTAAATTCACTCGTGTAGTCGAACAGGACGCACTGCCTAAAAATTGTGACATTCAGGCACTTTTATGTTATTCTCAAAAGAAAAAATTCTGAAATCCGCATCACCGCAAAATCCTTTTTGAAAAGGAACGCCTTATGGAAACTGAATCCATCCAACGTCTACTTTGTACTACCATCGAAGGTGCAAAGAGAGGGGTCAATAGCATCGCTTTCAGTCCTAACGGTACAACACTTGCAAGTGACAATGCCAATACGATCCAACTCTCAGATACTGCCACAGGGAGGAAAAAAAAGATGTTCTGGGTCGATATAGGAGAGAATATCACAGCGGATGTCAGTAGCGTTGCTTTTAGTCCCGACGGACGGCTGCTTGCGGGAGGGATTCACGAACCCGAAACCATCTGCCTTTGGGATGTGAATACGGGTGAACAACGCAAGACAATGCGGGAAAATGCGACTGGTGCTTCACATTGGGTCAATGCTGTCGCGTTCAGTGTTGATGGCAAAATAATCGCCAGTGGAAGTGAGGACAGCAATCTCTATCTCTGGGATGTACGGACAGGTAAAAGACTGAAAGCATTTGCAGAAGATGCAGAGAAGGTCTTCAGCGTTGTATTCAGTCCCAATGGAGAAACGTTAGCCAGCGGGAATAGTGGGAATGCCATCGACTTGTGGAATACTGCTACAGGCGAGAAACTGAAGACACTCACTGGGCATACCCATTGGGTTTTTAGTGTTGCTTTCAGTCCTGAT
This is a stretch of genomic DNA from Candidatus Poribacteria bacterium. It encodes these proteins:
- a CDS encoding WD40 repeat domain-containing protein, giving the protein METESIQRLLCTTIEGAKRGVNSIAFSPNGTTLASDNANTIQLSDTATGRKKKMFWVDIGENITADVSSVAFSPDGRLLAGGIHEPETICLWDVNTGEQRKTMRENATGASHWVNAVAFSVDGKIIASGSEDSNLYLWDVRTGKRLKAFAEDAEKVFSVVFSPNGETLASGNSGNAIDLWNTATGEKLKTLTGHTHWVFSVAFSPDGRTVASGGRDKTLRLWDVAIGEQRRTFTGHTGVIFTVAFSPDGLTLASGGEDQIIRLWDTGTGEQHTTIKGHTASIKSVAFSPDGTILASGSRDGTVRLWDLKK